Proteins co-encoded in one Acidobacteriota bacterium genomic window:
- a CDS encoding efflux RND transporter periplasmic adaptor subunit: MWKESLTSLVCAGVLLSASCGSTSSNDRRGNNSNAENPQAAVISVTTAKTESRDIAAVIQATGSVTADETSDVAPKTAGKIANLSVNAGQFVSGGAVIARVDDRDAKLQLASAQAALKRSKVSVAQAEARLGLGPNGKFTASNIPEVRAANANYEQTLAELKQAEANEKRYRELTESGDVAMMTYETYRTQRDTARTRANAARQQLEVTINTAKQSNQAIAAANADVESAMTQVADAQQAIVDTVIRAPFSGFVSNRPVAVGEYVSSASVVATILRTNPIKIQIQVAEADLPYVVLGRGVSVLIDAYKDRKFAGTVTSVNPAVDPVSRSAIVEASIENGDNALRPGMFATVRINKEGGGKGIFVPKAAVYNDQATQSYRVFVIVEGVAKLRVVQLGPEEGSSLQIMNGLNADEVVATSNLDQLYEGAKVAA, translated from the coding sequence ATGTGGAAAGAAAGCTTAACATCCTTGGTCTGCGCGGGCGTACTGCTGTCGGCCTCATGTGGGTCAACCTCGTCGAATGATCGCCGCGGCAACAACTCGAATGCGGAGAACCCGCAGGCTGCGGTGATATCGGTAACGACCGCGAAGACCGAGTCGCGAGATATTGCTGCAGTCATCCAGGCAACCGGCAGCGTTACGGCTGACGAAACCTCGGACGTTGCACCGAAGACGGCCGGAAAGATCGCAAATCTTTCGGTTAACGCCGGACAGTTCGTTTCCGGCGGTGCGGTGATCGCCCGGGTCGATGACCGGGATGCAAAGCTGCAGCTCGCGAGTGCTCAGGCAGCGTTAAAGCGTTCTAAGGTTTCTGTCGCCCAGGCGGAGGCTCGTTTAGGGCTTGGGCCGAACGGGAAGTTCACTGCGTCGAATATCCCTGAGGTGCGTGCCGCGAATGCGAATTACGAGCAGACCCTGGCCGAGCTAAAACAGGCGGAGGCCAATGAAAAACGGTACCGCGAACTAACAGAATCAGGCGATGTCGCCATGATGACGTACGAAACCTATCGCACGCAGCGGGATACGGCCAGAACACGAGCTAACGCCGCTCGCCAGCAGCTTGAAGTCACGATCAACACCGCAAAGCAGAGCAATCAGGCGATTGCGGCCGCCAATGCCGACGTCGAATCGGCTATGACACAGGTTGCTGACGCTCAGCAGGCGATCGTCGATACGGTGATACGAGCTCCGTTCTCGGGGTTTGTCAGCAATCGCCCGGTCGCGGTTGGGGAATACGTTTCATCAGCCTCGGTCGTCGCGACCATTCTGCGGACGAACCCGATCAAAATTCAGATACAAGTCGCAGAAGCTGACCTTCCGTACGTTGTTTTAGGACGCGGCGTTTCTGTTTTGATCGATGCCTACAAGGATCGCAAGTTTGCCGGAACGGTAACATCAGTAAATCCGGCGGTCGATCCTGTTTCCCGTTCGGCGATCGTCGAAGCTTCCATCGAGAACGGCGATAACGCACTGCGGCCCGGCATGTTTGCGACCGTCAGGATCAACAAAGAAGGCGGCGGCAAAGGTATCTTCGTTCCCAAAGCCGCGGTTTATAATGACCAGGCAACGCAGTCCTATCGTGTTTTTGTAATTGTTGAAGGCGTCGCTAAGCTGCGGGTTGTCCAACTTGGACCTGAAGAAGGCAGCAGCCTGCAAATAATGAACGGCCTGAACGCCGACGAAGTCGTCGCGACGAGCAATCTCGACCAACTTTACGAAGGAGCCAAAGTGGCTGCCTAG
- a CDS encoding rhodanese, which yields MNQITVTELKARLDVGDDIQLIDVRQPDEYAFASIKGAKLIPLGEIPSRKGEIDETRETVVHCKMGGRSARAIEFLEQSGFTGKLSNLVGGITAWSNEIDPTVPKY from the coding sequence ATGAACCAGATTACCGTTACAGAACTAAAAGCGCGGCTTGATGTGGGAGATGATATCCAATTGATCGATGTTCGTCAGCCGGATGAGTATGCATTTGCAAGTATCAAAGGAGCAAAACTGATCCCTCTCGGCGAGATACCATCGAGAAAAGGTGAGATCGACGAAACTCGCGAGACGGTCGTGCACTGCAAAATGGGCGGGCGAAGCGCCCGGGCGATCGAGTTTCTCGAGCAATCAGGATTTACCGGCAAGCTCTCGAATCTCGTCGGTGGTATCACGGCGTGGTCGAATGAGATCGATCCAACTGTACCGAAATACTAG